A single region of the Vicia villosa cultivar HV-30 ecotype Madison, WI linkage group LG4, Vvil1.0, whole genome shotgun sequence genome encodes:
- the LOC131600530 gene encoding uncharacterized protein LOC131600530, with product MEHLPVHLAYEAFLGGPVQYRWMYPFERFMGDSKRSVKNKARVEGSICAHYIHRETSHFCSHYFNHMMLSPRIIRNEVHFSERSQFTLSVFGRPGRPAGKKSEHWLSQKEMQSAHVHVLINCVEVKPYLEAFGTYYYQSTGEQPSTGYRGW from the exons ATGGAGCATCTCCCTGTGCATCTTGCTTATGAAGCTTTTCTAGGTGGACCTGTTCAATATAGATGGATGTATCCATTTGAAcgattcatgggtgattcaaaacgATCAGTTAAAAATAAGGCACGAGTTgagggatcaatttgtgcacattATATACATcgcgaaacatcacatttttgctctCATTATTTCAATCACATGATGTTGTCTCCAAGAATCATAAGGAACGAAGTTCACTTcagtgaaagaagtcaatttacctTATCAGTTTTCGGTCGTCCAGGCCGTCCCGCAGGGAAGAAGAGTGAGCATTGGCTTTCACAAAAAGAAATGCAATCTGCTCATGTTCATGTGCTGAttaactgcgttgaagttaaaccatatcttga GGCATTTGGTACCTACTATTATCAAAGCACAGGCGAACAACCATCGACTGGTTACA gaggGTGGTGA
- the LOC131598512 gene encoding uncharacterized protein LOC131598512 has product MPPKKDEKGKGQQKPRRTRFIVEEVPNSYMFVPMPRSTPRSTIPPMHPTPSMHPTPPMHPTPPMHPTPPMSGSFTGLLSMPPGSGFFCPPGYSYPTYFPTETGGSSMPLPMHMGTGGSGSMPLPMHMETVSIITNIVKEKYTQFWPSYGAVHEDEKEKWFQAFQEHCVWDVRDEAAIKENFHTKCAARFSDTMRNVRLKWEAKGTRPRWIGEDIFPKLIDHWNSDKFKEISEQAKKNRASEVGGCNYAAGSISVAEVARRMREELGRTPLLNELHMETHLKRNGEFIDERAKITQENFDKELAIKLSEHPEIPQPPPGYPVDPNIGFQTWYKVSGGKKKNGRVYCTGGYSKNIKRRSRDFKMRYVDGEGSSTPPILTAEMLETVRNLANTEAAQQVAARNLEIEEMKRKQLEMQEEMQRREREFREEMRREFQEEMRRQAQEYQEAMRIANERSQRFDQFFASQNMSGGGFGGTSGYGGADEEEEEQDGGNN; this is encoded by the exons ATGCCACCCAAGAAAGATGAAAAAGGTAAGGGTCAACAAAAGCCTCGTCGCACTAGATTCATTGTAGAGGAGGTTCCTAACTCATATATGTTCGTTCCTATGCCACGCTCTACTCCACGCTCTACTATACCGCCTATGCATCCTACACCGTCTATGCATCCTACACCGCCTATGCATCCTACACCGCCTATGCATCCTACACCGCCCATGTCTGGATCTTTCACTGGATTACTATCCATGCCCCCTGGATCAGGTTTTTTTTGTCCTCCTGGATACTCTTACCCCACATATTTTCCTACGGAGACAGGTGGATCTAGCATGCCATTACCCATGCATATGGGGACAGGTGGATCTGGTAGCATGCCATTACCCATGCATATGGAGACAG TATCGATCATAACAAATATTGTAAAAGAGAAGTACACACAATTCTGGCCGTCTTATGGAGCTGTACATGAAGATGAAAAGGAAAAATGGTTTCAGGCATTTCAG GAGCATTGTGTTTGGGATGTTAGAGATGAGGCCGCGATTAAAGAAAACTTTCACACAAAATGTGCTGCTCGATTTTCTGATACCATGAGGAATGTTAGACTTAAATGGGAAGCAAAAGGGACACGTCCACGTTGGATAGGAGAAGATATATTCCCAAAGCTTATTGATCATTGGAATTCTGATAAGTTTAAGGAAATATCTGAGCaggcaaagaaaaatagagcatCTGAAGTTGGTGGCTGCAACTACGCAGCGGGAAGTATTAGTGTGGCTGAAGTTGCGCGAAGGATG cgTGAAGAATTAGGCAGAACTCCACTTCTTAATGAGCTCCACATGGAGACTCATCTCAAGAGAAATGGAGAGTTTATTGACGAGCGCGCAAAAATCACTCAA gagaatTTTGATAAAGAACTTGCCATAAAGTTGTCAGAGCATCCTGAAATACCCCAACCACCACCAGGGTATCCTGTTGACCCCAATATTGGTTTTCAGACTTGGTATAAGGTTTCAGgtggaaagaagaaaaatgggaGAGTGTATTGTACTGGAGGGTATTCCAAAAATATCAAGCGGCGTAGTAGAGATTTCAAAATGAGATATGTTGATGGAGAAGGATCATCCACTCCACCTATATTAACCGCCGAAATGCTTGAAACTGTGAGAAACTTGGCAAATACTGAGGCAGCACAACAAGTAGCAGCaagaaatttggaaattgaagagatgaagagaaaacaattagagatgcaggaggaaatgcaaagaagagaaagagaattccGGGAAGAAATGAGGAGAGAATTTCAGGAAGAAATGAGGAGGCAGGCACAGGAATATCAAGAAGCAA